A region from the Medicago truncatula cultivar Jemalong A17 chromosome 6, MtrunA17r5.0-ANR, whole genome shotgun sequence genome encodes:
- the LOC112418259 gene encoding uncharacterized protein, whose amino-acid sequence MGSKWDIDKFTGSNDFGLWKVKMQAILTQQKCVEALKGEAAIPATLTQAEKREMIDKAKSAIVLCLGDKVLRDVAREATAASMRAKLESFYMTKSSAHRQLLKLDLWKQ is encoded by the coding sequence atgggttcaaagtgggacaTCGATAAGTTCACCGGAAGTAATGATTTCGGGTTGTGGAAGGTTAAGATGCAAGCGATTTTGACACAACAAAAGTGTGTAGAAGCATTGAAGGGTGAAGCGGCGATTCCGGCAACTTTGACACAAGCGGAGAAACGTGAGATGATAGACAAGGCAAAGAGTGCCATTGTTTTATGTCTTGGAGATAAGGTCTTAAGGGATGTCGCGAGAGAAGCTACCGCGGCATCGATGCGGGCTAAGTTGGAGTCATTTTACATGACGAAATCTTCTGCTCATAGGCAACTCTTGAAATTGGACCTATGGAAACAGTAA
- the LOC25480215 gene encoding receptor-like protein EIX1, translated as MLYCGFNFLFCVVAILCINLLCAEIFHKNKCVETERRALLKFKDALILGRNDLTSWKGEECCKWEGISCDNLTGHVTILDLHALDYTKGLQGKLDSSICELQHLTSLNLDNNRIEGKIPKCIGSLGKLIELNLIGNKLVSVIPPSLGNLSNLQTLDLGFNDLTANDLEWISHLSNLRYLGLSNVNLTLAVDWLSSISKIPSLSNLYLFEYLDLSYNEFQSSILKSFRNMSQLQELQLNYNKLSSKLSDNIQKLCSAENGLRKLDLSDNPFIRGPLPDFSCFSSLEALSLRNANVVGTFLKSTVHFPTLRSLDLSQNQLNFVEIIDHAYLPTIYSLDLSFNQLNGSQPLFEITKLASLKTLHLSHNHLSGSIPHTIGQLSSLAKLLLSSNKLSGVINETHLSNLSQLRILDVSQNSLSLNLSLKWVPPFKLERLYASSCTLGPKFPAWLKHQGELEILDISHNGISDSFPKWFWNLSLSLRYLNVSHNILKGTLPKSFTRTKGNYDYDHGWDVWDFSFNNMNGSLPAFPELGVLFLSKNMLTGSLSSFCTSSSQSLIQLDMSSNFLEGQLSDCWGKFKSLEVLNLAENNLSGKLPNSFGALRQIKSLHLNRNNFSGEIPSLILCHKLQLIDVGDNNLQGTLPMWIGHHLLQLSNLRMRANKFQGNIPTSLCNLSFLQVLDLSQNNIIGEIPQCFDRIVALSNLSFPRTTFQHMSFIHFVENEVYETGPFIDKEILAWKGSNSEYDKILGLVTIIDLSCNHLTGEIPQSITKLVALATLNLSRNNLTGIIPSKIGHMERLESLDLSRNHLSGRMPTSFSNLTSLNNMNLSFNNLDDKIPVSTQLQILIPIHMWGIIDFVD; from the coding sequence ATGCTTTATTGTGggttcaattttctcttttgtgTGGTGGCCATTCTATGCATCAATTTGTTATGTGCagaaatttttcataaaaacaagTGTGTGGAGACAGAGAGGAGAGCCCTGCTCAAGTTTAAAGATGCTCTCATTCTTGGAAGGAACGACCTTACCTCATGGAAAGGTGAAGAATGTTGCAAATGGGAAGGGATTTCATGTGATAATTTAACTGGTCATGTAACCATTTTGGATCTCCATGCTTTAGATTATACTAAAGGATTGCAAGGTAAGTTAGATTCTTCAATATGTGAACTGCAACATCTTACTTCTTTAAATCTTGATAATAATCGCATTGAAGGAAAGATTCCAAAGTGCATTGGTTCACTTGGTAAGTTGATAGAGTTAAATCTTATTGGTAACAAACTTGTTAGTGTCATTCCTCCTAGTCTAGGGAACCTTTCCAATTTGCAAACTCTTGACCTTGGATTTAATGACTTGACTGCAAATGACCTTGAATGGATTTCTCACCTCTCTAATTTGAGATACCTTGGTCTATCAAATGTCAATCTCACTCTAGCTGTTGATTGGTTGTCATCAATAAGCAAAATTCCTTCTCTGTCTAACCTTTATTTATTCGAATATCTCGATCTCTCATATAATGAATTCCAAAGTAGCATACTAAAATCTTTTAGGAATATGTCTCAACTGCAAGAGTTGCAACTAAACTACAATAAATTGTCTAGCAAACTTAGTGACAACATACAAAAATTGTGTTCCGCAGAAAATGGTTTAAGGAAATTGGATCTAAGCGATAACCCATTTATTAGAGGACCACTTCCTGatttttcttgcttttcatCATTGGAGGCATTATCTCTTCGAAATGCCAATGTTGTTGGGACATTTCTAAAATCAACTGTTCATTTTCCTACTCTTCGATCTCTAGATCTGTCCCAAAATCAGTTGAATTTTGTGGAAATCATTGATCATGCATATCTACCAACCATATACTCTCTAGATCTCAGTTTTAACCAATTGAATGGGTCACAACCACTATTTGAGATTACTAAACTTGCCTCATTAAAAACACTACATCTTTCCCATAATCATTTGAGTGGGTCAATTCCACATACAATTGGCCAACTTTCTAGTCTTGCAAAGTTGCTTCTCTCTTCAAATAAATTGAGCGGTGTCATTAATGAAACACATCTATCAAACTTATCTCAATTGAGAATTTTGGACGTGTCTCAAAACTCCCTTTCATTAAACTTGAGTTTGAAATGGGTTCCACCTTTCAAGCTAGAAAGACTATATGCATCATCCTGTACATTAGGTCCTAAATTTCCAGCATGGCTCAAACATCAAGGGGAACTTGAGATTCTTGACATCTCTCATAATGGTATTTCAGATTCATTTCCTAAATGGTTTTGGAATCTATCTTTGAGTTTGCGATACTTGAATGTTTCACATAACATACTTAAAGGAACCTTGCCAAAATCATTTACAAGAACAAAAggtaattatgattatgatcatGGGTGGGATGTATGGGATTTTAGTTTCAATAATATGAATGGTTCATTGCCTGCTTTTCCAGAACTGGGTGTTTTATTTCTCTCAAAGAATATGTTAACAGGGTCTCTATCTTCTTTTTGCACATCCTCATCTCAAAGTTTAATACAATTGGACATGTCTAGTAATTTTCTAGAGGGACAACTTTCTGATTGTTGGGGAAAGTTTAAATCTCTAGAAGTTCTAAATTTGGCCGAAAATAATTTATCAGGGAAACTACCCAACTCATTTGGTGCTCTACGACAAATTAAATCACTCCATTTAAATAGAAATAACTTCTCTGGTGAAATTCCATCTTTGATTCTTTGTCACAAATTGCAATTAATTGATGTTGGTGATAACAATCTTCAAGGAACTTTACCGATGTGGATAGGTCATCATCTTCTTCAGTTGAGTAATTTACGTATGCGGGCAAATAAGTTCCAAGGAAACATTCCTACAAGTCTTTGTAATCTATCATTTCTTCAGGTATTGGATCTCTCTCAAAACAATATAATAGGGGAAATACCACAATGTTTTGATCGGATAGTTGCTTTATCAAATTTGAGCTTTCCAAGAACAACATTTCAACATATGTCATTCATTCACTTTGTGGAAAATGAAGTGTATGAAACTGGCCCTTTCATTGACAAGGAAATATTGGCATGGAAAGGATCAAACAGTGAATATGATAAAATTCTTGGATTGGTGACTATCATTGATCTTTCGTGCAACCACTTAACAGGAGAGATACCTCAAAGTATAACAAAACTCGTGGCATTAGCTACTTTAAACCTTTCAAGGAATAATCTCACAGGAATCATTCCTAGCAAAATTGGTCATATGGAAAGGTTAGAATCACTCGACTTGTCAAGAAACCATCTTTCTGGTAGAATGCCAACGAGCTTTTCAAATTTGACATCTCTTAATAACATGAACTTGTCTTTCAATAACTTAGACGACAAAATTCCAGTAAGCACTCAACTACAAATTTTGATTCCTATTCATATGTGGGGAATAATCGACTTTGTGGATTGA